A portion of the Carya illinoinensis cultivar Pawnee chromosome 11, C.illinoinensisPawnee_v1, whole genome shotgun sequence genome contains these proteins:
- the LOC122280381 gene encoding cationic amino acid transporter 8, vacuolar → MDPRTEQAEPPSRSYWRWSKQDFFPEASFDSLTSYKAALSHICHRLKDRVLDRSTDDFELVELSKASEHPMHKCLTWWDLLWLSFGSVVGSGIFTITGLVAHDHGPSVVVSYAAAGLSALLSAFCYTEFSVEIPVAGGSFSYLRIELGDFIAFIAAGNILLEAVVGAAGLGRAWSSYFASMIKNDPDFLRIGVSYLAKGFNLLDPVAVGVLLVANGVAMSGTRRSSFLNWISSIVSAFVIVFIIVVGFVHVKSSNLVPFFPTGAKGVFEAAAIVYWSYTGFDMVATMAEETKQPARDIPVGLVGSMAMITVVYCMMALALTMMQKYTEIDKDAAYSVAFVNIGMNWAKYLVSICALKGMTTSLLVGSLGQARYTTQIARSHLIPPWFALVHPKTRTPINATLLITVTSIIVAFFTSLDVLSSVFSFSTLFIFVLIAVALLVRRHYVSNVTPKNDLIKFLICLFVVIGSCIGGTVFWNLNVGGWNWIGYVVAVLVWLFGTLMMALLPKYRVPKFWGVPLVPWLPSLSIGMNIFLIGSLGSVALWRFFICSVVMLVYYLLVGVHATYDIAHENKQDSKEVEGKKDVNQGV, encoded by the coding sequence ATGGATCCCCGAACAGAGCAAGCAGAACCTCCAAGTAGAAGCTATTGGCGATGGAGTAAGCAGGACTTTTTCCCAGAAGCCTCATTCGATAGCCTCACATCCTACAAGGCCGCACTATCCCACATCTGCCACCGCCTCAAGGACCGCGTCCTTGACCGCTCCACCGACGATTTCGAGCTCGTCGAGCTCAGCAAGGCCAGCGAGCACCCCATGCACAAGTGCCTCACTTGGTGGGACCTCCTCTGGCTCAGCTTCGGCTCCGTCGTCGGTTCCGGCATCTTCACCATCACCGGTCTCGTAGCCCACGACCACGGCCCCTCCGTAGTCGTCTCCTACGCCGCCGCCGGTCTCTCCGCTTTGCTTTCCGCCTTCTGCTATACCGAGTTTTCCGTCGAGATCCCCGTCGCTGGAGGCTCCTTCTCTTACTTGCGCATCGAATTGGGCGACTTCATAGCCTTCATCGCCGCCGGGAATATACTGTTAGAGGCCGTGGTCGGCGCGGCTGGGCTGGGCCGGGCATGGTCTTCCTACTTCGCCAGTATGATAAAGAACGACCCAGATTTCTTGCGCATTGGGGTAAGTTATTTGGCTAAAGGTTTTAATCTTTTAGATCCCGTTGCCGTTGGGGTGCTTTTAGTTGCCAACGGGGTCGCTATGAGTGGGACAAGGAGGTCGTCTTTCTTGAATTGGATTAGTTCTATAGTCAGTGCTTTTGTCATTGTGTTTATAATAGTGGTTGGGTTCGTCCATGTCAAGAGCTCAAATTTGGTGCCCTTTTTTCCAACGGGAGCAAAGGGTGTTTTCGAGGCTGCTGCAATCGTGTACTGGTCTTATACCGGGTTTGATATGGTGGCGACTATGGCGGAAGAGACTAAGCAACCCGCGAGGGATATACCTGTGGGGTTGGTTGGTTCCATGGCTATGATAACTGTGGTTTATTGCATGATGGCTTTGGCATTGACCATGATGCAGAAATACACTGAGATTGATAAGGATGCGGCGTATTCAGTTGCCTTTGTTAATATTGGAATGAATTGGGCCAAGTATTTAGTGAGTATATGTGCACTGAAGGGGATGACTACGAGCTTGTTGGTTGGATCACTTGGGCAAGCTCGATACACGACTCAGATTGCGAGATCGCATTTGATTCCCCCCTGGTTTGCTCTCGTGCACCCAAAGACTCGAACCCCCATTAATGCTACTCTATTGATCACGGTAACTAGTATAATTGTGGCATTTTTCACTAGTTTGGATGTATTGTCGAGTGTTTTCTCGTTCAGTACGCTCTTCATTTTTGTGCTTATTGCTGTTGCATTGCTCGTGAGGCGACATTATGTTTCGAATGTGACACCAAAGAATGATTTGATTAAATTTCTTATTTGCTTATTTGTTGTTATCGGATCTTGCATTGGCGGAACggtattttggaatttgaacgTAGGAGGGTGGAATTGGATTGGGTATGTAGTAGCTGTTTTAGTTTGGCTTTTTGGGACCTTGATGATGGCGCTGCTTCCAAAGTACCGTGTTCCCAAGTTTTGGGGGGTTCCACTCGTTCCATGGTTGCCTTCACTGTCAATTGGGATGAATATTTTTCTCATTGGGTCACTTGGTTCTGTCGCACTTTGGAGGTTCTTCATTTGCAGCGTTGTAATGCTTGTCTACTATTTGTTAGTTGGTGTCCATGCCACCTATGACATCGCTCATGAAAACAAGCAGGATTCAAAAGAAGTTGAGGGAAAGAAAGATGTTAATCAAGGTGTGTAA
- the LOC122282256 gene encoding uncharacterized protein LOC122282256, whose translation MITGKDSARPWLFTGFYGHPDKGKKDGSWDLLKRRVLEQCEIRDIPSVGQSFSWSNNRRGEGHIKEKLDRALANKPWLDLFNEANCNVMAAVKITLQSTSECQFKSKEIGENKKSSDMKPHGRVWMGKNIAESMRKRQKRCQVGLMKWKKVKNQHENQDLNQIWAKISQLQDKGDGNHVNQMLALQKQAETVLEENDLK comes from the exons ATGATCACTGGCAAGGACTCAGCAAGGCCCTGGTTATTCACGGGTTTCTATGGTCACCCAGACAAAGGGAAAAAGGATGGCAGCTGGGACCTCCTCAAGAG AAGGGTGCTAGAACAGTGTGAAATCAGAGATATCCCAAGTGTAGGTCAAAGCTTTTCCTGGTCAAATAACAGAAGAGGGGAAGGGCACATAAAGGAAAAGCTTGATAGAGCATTGGCAAATAAACCATGGCTGGATCTCTTTAATGAAGCGAACTGTAATGTCATGGCGGCTGTGAAGATCACTCTCCAATCCACATCAGAATGCCAGTTCAAATCCAAAGAAAtaggagaaaacaaaaaatcttcAGATATGAAGCCACATGGGAG GGTTTGGATGGGAAAAAACATAGCTGAATCCATGAGAAAGAGGCAAAAAAGATGCCAAGTGGGACTCATGAAgtggaaaaaagttaaaaaccagCATGAGAACCAGGATTTGAACCAGATCTGGGCAAAGATAAGCCAATTGCAAGACAAGGGTGATGGTAACCATGTAAATCAAATGCTGGCCTTGCAGAAACAAGCTGAAACAGTTCTTGAGGAAAATGACCTAAAGTGA
- the LOC122282255 gene encoding uncharacterized protein LOC122282255, whose translation MAEEEITKRWERLNLSNEETTIIKIQAEDSRTKAIRENACVVGRILSEKGVNNEAFRNTIAQVWRLEGWVRFKDLNDQCFLIEFQKVQDKEKVLSGRPWCFDRNLLTLQEVDAKTSINATQFRFEPFWVQCHNLPLAAMNEDIGEKLGNCIGHVIRVDTDSDGSAWGRCL comes from the coding sequence ATGGCTGAAGAGGAGATTACCAAGCGATGGGAACGTCTGAACCTGTCAAATGAAGAAACGACTATTATTAAAATACAAGCGGAAGACTCACGCACCAAAGCTATTCGAGAAAATGCCTGTGTGGTTGGCCGAATCCTCTCAGAAAAAGGGGTAAACAATGAAGCATTTAGAAATACAATAGCCCAGGTCTGGAGGTTGGAAGGATGGGTGCGCTTTAAAGATTTAAATGATCAATGCTTCCTAATAGAATTCCAAAAAGTGCAAGACAAAGAAAAGGTGTTGAGCGGGAGACCATGGTGTTTCGACCGAAACCTCTTGACCCTCCAAGAAGTTGATGCCAAAACTTCAATCAATGCTACCCAGTTTCGGTTTGAACCTTTTTGGGTGCAATGCCATAACTTGCCACTAGCTGCCATGAATGAAGATATAGGAGAAAAGCTGGGCAACTGTATTGGACATGTAATAAGGGTTGACACAGATTCGGATGGCTCAGCTTGGGGCAGATGCCTTTGA
- the LOC122282257 gene encoding uncharacterized protein LOC122282257 has protein sequence MPGIDNDVIEHCLGMDPMHKAVLQKRRLFSMEKYVALSEEVERLLAASFIREAYYLEWLSNVVLLKKKKVNGKWRMCVDFTNLNKAFPKDSFPLPRIDIIVDATTGYRILCFMDAYSAISLHDVSTVLVKEEGITQNPMYYVSRALRRAEARYPWMEMLTFALVTATRKLCSYFQAHTVRVLTEAPLAKTLRKPDSKGRLIGWVIELSEFNLEFEPRKIVKG, from the exons ATGCCTGGTATAGACAATGATGTCATTGAACACTGCTTGGGCATGGACCCTATGCACAAAGCAGTTCTCCAGAAAAGAAGATTGTTCAGTATGGAGAAATATGTTGCCCTTAGCGAGGAGGTGGAAAGGTTGCTCGCAGCTAGTTTCATTAGGGAAGCCTATTATCTAGAATGGTTGTCCAATGtggttttgttaaaaaaaaaaaaagtgaatggaAAGTGGAGGATGTGTGTAGATTTTACGAATCTGAACAAAGCTTTCCCAAAGGACAGCTTCCCGTTACCACGCATCGACATTATCGTGGATGCGACGACAGGATACCGTATATTATGCTTCATGGATGCGTACTCAG CAATCTCCTTGCATGACGTGTCCACTGTCCTGGTGAAAGAGGAGGGGATCACCCAAAATCCTATGTACTACGTAAGTCGGGCTCTCAGAAGAGCAGAAGCAAGGTACCCTTGGATGGAAATGCTAACTTTTGCCTTAGTAACGGCAACTAGAAAACTATGCTCGTACTTTCAAGCCCATACAGTAAGGGTGCTTACAGAAGCTCCATTAGCAAAGACCCTGAGGAAGCCAGACAGCAAAGGAAGACTGATAGGATGGGTGATCGAGTTGAGCGAGTTTAATCTAGAGTTTGAGCCAAGAAAGATAGTTAAGGGTTAA